The DNA segment TTTATGCGGGCACATAAACACTTCTACAAGGGTCTCCTGCTTCTGTGTATTGTAGTTTTATTGATCCTGGTTTTCCATTAGAATTGCATGCATGAGTATACATCAGAGTGTCCTTTAATTGATGGATTCTTTACCTCCGTCTTGACGAGCAGTTTCACCAGGAATCAAACTAATGGTGCATGGCCTGAAGAATGTATGGGGATCAATGCGTGCAGTAGTTTCCACAGCATGTGAACTTATGGTACTAACATCAAAAGGAGCCGCTGATGAGAATATTGTAGAGCAAAGACTGCTCAAGGAGCTGTGCAAACATGTTTAATAAAATTGACTTGGTTAGGGAGTTTTCTTGGGCTAAAAAATTATGACCTGTAGCAGTCCATGGATGAGCTTTTTGGTTGTGTATGATGAATAGATTTTTGCCTTGAGAGCAGAGCTTCAGGTTCTCGTTAGCCTGTAACTCCTTGCTTCTTTTATCAAATGCTTAGTGATCCTCGATGCCTGCAAGATTACTGAAACTAATATTTGAGATTGGTAGCCCAATTTTTTCTCTCTCCAGTGGGTAGTTCATTTGATACCCTATGGACTCGGTATCTTTCCTTGCTTATCCCGTAGCAGCAGCGGAAATTTTGGTAGGAGAAGCTTTAGATTGACTTTGTTTTCTCCAGTTTGTAGTACAAATATCATTATCTGATGTGGTGTCTCTTGAGATTGATGTGGCAGTTTCTAAATCTTACCAGTTATTAAAGGATTGTGGATgttactttttcttctttttgattcCGTTGGAATCTTGTGGTAGGTTGTAACTCACAGACGGAGATTGAGCCGCAGCAAATTGACTTGAAGAGCATCGGCAGCAACTGAGTTTGGACTTGTTCGAGGGAAGGTCACTTGGACTGGTACGCTACTTAGCCCAATCCAATTGCTTGGTTACCGCAAAGCTCACTGGTTCAACAGAGATGCATACTATTTCACGAGGGATTACCTTGTTTAACTTTTGCTCCTAAGCCATACAACACCAACGCTAACAGCTGAAGAAGAATATTTGGGAGTCTCAATTAGATCTTACAGATCGTGTTCTCCCCTTCTGCTACTTAGGAGGATGGCGACGAAGCTGAGGCCAGCGCAGACGCCGGTGACGAGGTTGCTCTCGCGGATGAGGATCTTGAGGGTGACGGTGCTGATGTCGGCGGTGATCCGTCGCCCCTCTAAACAATGCCTTGGTACATATTCTGACTTAGCGCTTGGGGGTGCTCCCCTTGTTGATTCGCACGACGTGACATCGATTTTGACATGCCTTAAATCCAAAATATACCATATCACTCATAATAATTAAAGATAGAAAAAGATATTGACTTCAAAATGTATATGAGAATAAAAATGATCGTTAAATTAGAAAGACTAAGAATGATTTTTAAGAGTTATTATTATTAAGATTATAGATGGAATCATAATAATTTAAAAGGGTGTCAGGCTTATCTTAATCTATTATTGATGTGAGATTAATAGTAGTATTATGATAATAAACAAAGGTTTAAAATTTTGATCTATAAataaattgatatcttaaaatattaataatttatttatataaaatattaatttgatgatgATACACTGGTTGTTCAAAACACTTTCCAAGATTTCATAGCTAATCTCCACCGCTtagtgaattaaaaaaaagatttcTCACTGGAATTAAATCGATTTGGCGGAGGTGAGGTGAAGAATCTGATCCTTGATCCCTGGATATTCCGATCCTTGCCGAACATTGTGGCTCTGTGGACGCCCTTATCCACACGCATTAAAGAAATATCAAACACACACTAAAGCAACCCCAAACACCCAAACGACAATTCGAGCCACGAAGGAACGGGACGAGCACGGCAAGCTTGTCAGGAGCAGAGTCAAACGTTCACCGTTAAGATGATTGGGTGGGGACTTGGACACGATCATTGGAGAACAAAATTGGGGCCCATGCTATTTGGATTGTGGGCCAGCCTTATCACCTAGCATATAAAAAATCGAGATACTTATCTGCCATGTCCACCGGATAAACATTTCCTGCATCGATTCAACAAGCTGATACGCATCACCTCACGTTATTTGGTGCATTATCTCTATCTATTCTATTCTCGGACATGACAAGTCTACGCCCACGTTTTTGAGAGTTAGAACTGGTTAAGGTTCGGATTGAGTCAATAGTGGTGTATGAGTACAAGTTGGTCAAAGAAATTAAGAAAGATCAAATCTtttcttcatcatttatttttttttaaataataataataataataataataataaataaataaataaaataaataataataataatagcttGTTGGATTAGAACAACTGTTTTAATCTTAAACCAAAAAAATTATCGATCCTAATAATAATTACAAAGTCTTTGTTAAGATATTATAGTGGTTGATGTAAAGGAGTAATGTTTGAGTTCGCGTggctaaaaattattttttttaaaaaattaaaagttgCGAGGGCATGTCCTAGTCAGCAACATCCAATTCCACGTAGGCGTTGTGTATCCCCAACTACAGGTAGCATTAAATAAAAAGGAAAGGTTTTTACTAAGTAATAAATTGGAAAAGGGTGGGTGATGCCACttggcatcttccttcctctatgaAATCAAAGCCTTATCATTAGCACACAGGCGTCACGTTTCTTCTCTTAGTATAAATGAAGGGCGAACGGTGCCAATGTGACGCCTGaagccagcagcagcagcagctctgaggtcggaggaggagaagagaggaagacATGGTTGGGACCTCAGCCTCCTCGCTCTCCTCTTGCGCTTCCTTGGACGACGTCTCAGTCGTGCCCACGGAACCGGTGAAGCTCCTCTGCAGCTACGGCGGCAAGATTCTCCCACGTCGCCCCGACGGCAGGCTCCGCTACGTGGGCGGTCACACCCGCGTCGTCGCCGTCCGCAGATCCATCTCCTTCTTAGGTATCCTCCACTCTGCTTCTGTTTACTGTGGGATACAGGTCGGGAGAAGCACGGAGGTACTAGGAATCATGCGTACGTGTGCGTGGAACAGAGCTGCAGGTGAAGCTGAGGGAGTTGTGCGGGTGGGGCGCGGTGAGCCTCCGGTGCCAACTGCCAACGGAGGACATGGACGCCCTGGTCTCCGTCACCTCCGACGAGGACCTCGCCAACCTCGTCGAGGAATACGACCTAGCGAGCCGAGACCGTCGGTCTTCCCCTCTAAAGATCCGAGccttccttttcctcctccgTGCCTCAGAAGCTTCTTGCAGAAGTCCCGTCGATCCGGTCGCAGCCGCCGAGCGTTGCGTCCGCCAGGCCTCTATGCGGGAGAAGTTGCATAGCTGGTGCGAGAAGCCCGACGCAtctgccgccgccgccggagaTCTTCGAGTGCACGGCCGCCAACACTACCATCATGGCCACGGCACCCCGAGGCCATGCAACCATCTCGTGCACCACGGAAGACACTGGCAATCATGAGATGTCACGCGtgatatcttcttcttccttcctgcgCAACATCTTTAGTGCTTCGATTCTTCTTCCTTGTTGCGCGTGGCACTTTTTATTCAAaacacagatttaatcttattaaaagaaaaaaaatgggaaCATCGGAGCAAATCTTAGTAATAGATCACTTTATAATTGATCATGAACAATATATTATAGCAAAAGATAGTAAAAATGATAACATAAAGTCTTTTCAATTGATAggtataaacaaaaaaaaaagtagcaTGTGGAACACAATACATTCAGTAAACAACATTAGAAGGCGTGTTGGCTCAAAGGAATATTATCGTAGCGGAAAGAAAAATGATCAATCAACTTTTGAAGGAGAAACTTACAGTTCTCTCACGAGTTGTGGACTCGCAGAAAGTAGTTTGGAGACTGCATTGTTTTACTTTACCACTTGAACTGAATTATTTAGACTGATCATGGCTGCACACTTGAGCATAAGAACCCAAAGAATTAAGCGGAGAATTTTTTGTGCTCAAACAAAATCAAGGGGTCttcaatataaaatcattttacAGGTAAAGAACAAAGGACCAACAACAGGTTAACACATCTTTCAATCCAGATTCATGATGTACCCTTTCTCGTAACCCTGCGGAACATGTCTTTAATGTTCTGCGAATTGGTTTCTGTTTTTGGTCTCTTTGATTGTCTTCTATTGCTCGTCATGCTCCTTCCATTCTCTACTTTACTCTGCAAATAAATATTCAGACAACACACCAATCGTTCAGAAGAACCTTAGCAGACAAGTAGCAGGTCAGTTCGTGGAAAAGAGGAGTCTGCTGGGTCTTCCAGAAGTACCTGAAATGTATGACAAGATTCTGAATTATTCTCTAGGAAAATTTGGCCTGTCATGGTATTTGTTGTTTCCTTGTGTGTTTCTTCAATATCCAACCTGAAAAGAACTCAAAAGAAGTGACATCATCTTGAAAATCAACACATTATGCAGATCAGGTTGCAGAATGTAATTGGAATTTGGTCATAGCCACAGAAACAGGTCTTACTTCAAGTGACTGCAAAGCAGCATCAACCAAGGCTCATCCTTCACATACTCACCCAAGATTGAGATAACATCCTTCACTGTGAGACAGGAACATCAAGCCTATGTCAGACAACCCATGAGTAACAATTCAAATAATCTAGGATTCGGTTTAAGTTGTACAGGGTTCTAGATAACTATAACCGATGACCTTCACCCCTCCTGTTAATTACTGAGAAAGTCAAAGTTAGTCCTGTGAAGAGTCAAGAGTATTTAAACCATACGGAATTTAATTTCAAATATGTATCAGGGTCCTTGTTTAATTAAGATTGAAGTCTTAATAACAACAGCAAAAACAAGAATGAAGCTGTACTGTCTAGGAATAAAGAGGCTGTCCAGTAGAAGGACATTTgtgatagattaaaaatataaatatatcttttTTCTCTGCTATTTTCACTTAATAAGGTATGGTACAATCATTATGGTACCCTGTATAACCCTCCACATGATCTTGGCTATGTGAAATTCTGTCAGTCCAATAATAGACATAGTAACCGAATATGGAACTGGAATTTATATAATAGTTCTAGTTCCATACATGTTTCCCCTTCTTCTTGAGCAGTGTAGTTTTTGTCCAATTCTAACAATGTTGCTTTTAAGTGTTGTACctgcaaataaaaagaaaatatgagGATTCAATTCGTACTTCTCTGATTATGGGAAAAAATTAtgcacaagaaaataaaaaactaatGAAAGCCACGATCCAACGCAAACAACACAACAGTAgttgatgaatatttttttatcccGAGCAAGGGGATGGAAGTCCTAGATGAAAGCATTTGAATCAGTTTGAGATGAAACAATGATTGAGGAAATGTTCCATGAATCAACCTCTGACGATTTCATGTATTACAGTATGCGAAAAGTCACACCAAGTGCATTGTTTTTCAGATCGAGAACAGATTTCTAAAAGTTAAAAGATACAAGTCTACTCTCTTGATTTGACAGATGTGATAAAGATCATTAGCATGAAACCAAAACCTTAGCTGTGGTCCATAATGTATAGAACGATAGAATCCATGTTACTAAATAAAATATGAATTATTGAACCTACATGTCACCACAGACTTATAGGTTCTTAGCTTTTTCTATTTGTTTTTTGTTTCTGGCATTGATAGTATCTCGTACTAGTCCCCAGGCCAAAGATCATAAGCATATCTATGTGTATGCCACTTGCTTCACTTGACATGTCTGAATAAGCAAAAGACCATCAAGGCATGCCACAACAAAGGAGATCATGATATGGCATAATAAGTTCTGAAAAAAATATCTATGAATAATATAAGCTACGAGCTTTTCATATATTTATTGAACTATTAGGCATTGGTTACTGCTACAATTCTTCACCAAGAGTTAGGAACTTAACTTTGGCTTAGGAATCATTAACTGCCGGCAGCTTAAATTCTTTGGGCCAAATCAAACTATCAACTCAGTGCTTAGCTCACTCAAACTTTCACAAATTTGTTATAAGAGTGACTTAGGTATTCTGGTGAATTAGGAGCTAAACCTTGGTTCAGGGTTCATTGGCTGTCAGCAGCTTCAATTCTTTAGATCAAACCAAATTATCAACTCATCATTTAGCTCACTCAAACTTTACAAATTTGTTTCGAGTGACAGGCATCCTGAAAGACTTTCTTCTATAAACAAGAGTCAAAATTTAGATCTGATACATGATGTGATTTCTCAGTACAATTGGGCTTCAGTTTTCAGAATTTAGCTCACTAGTAACCCTTTCGGAAGATCTGAAGCGTAACCAGGACTTTGATTGTGCAAGTTTGCTGTCAAGGATGTTCTGATGTTTTAGCCAAGGAACCTTAAATAAACAAATTATTGCAGTATTGCTGTCTATCTCTTTATATGTATTTTATAGCTGattcatatgctttgaaatattttctTGTATATTCCACTCATGTactcaaaaaattaaattattttgcgATACTTGCATAAATAGGGAACTTGAAGAAAGCAGTTATAATCCATGTATAGCAGCAATAACATACATCAGACAGATATAGATGAATATATGATTTCACGATCCTGGAATGACTAGGTAATAAGATCAATCTTTTCACTTGTACTGGAAATAGATGAAGACACACCTTACAACACAACCAAGCCAGGACCCTTGAATTATCAAGTCTGAAGAACTTTGAGGATCCAATTTCTACAGCAAACAATGAAAGGATATTAGAAAGAGTTACCCATAGTAAATACATGACCTATGATATTTGGTTTCATTAAGGACTGAATGATATCACGGATCAGAAACCTACTTGGATCTTTATGCAACAGAGAAAGCACACATGGAATTGAAGGAAAAGATACATTAGCTAAAGCATTTTGGAAATTCACAGTCGTAATGCTAGTTCATGACGGGCACAATTATCTTCAGAGAACTCTTCAAGAACATATTCTGAATAAATTACTTCAGAAAGAAACTGCAATCAGACTACAAGCTTaatatttccaaaaaaaaaagaaccataGAATTATCCAACAAATATTGAGTTAAGTCTATTTTATGTAGTCATTATAACGGTGATCACGCTTCGCGAACCGCCATTTTCAGTTCTGATTCCGATTTCACCAAATTTGGAATTGAAATTGAATCAATTCCATGGGGTTCCGATTCCGGTTCTAGAACTGCCGGTTCCAGTAATTTGATCCACCGATTTcgattaataaaaaagaaaaaattaaagtACTTCACCAAGATTCAAACCCATGTCAATAGGCTTTAAATCTAAAGTACTAACCACTATACCATGGAAGCTATTTgtgctttatttttatttttttcatatttagcTGGTTTGGAATCGCCAGTTTTGGTTCCAATTTCTAAGAACCAGAACTGAACCGTATGGCCCCTGTTCCAGTTCGGTTCAGAACTGCTGAACTGTTGACTCGGTTTGGTTCCAATTCGGACCAAACAGTGGCTACCCCCAAGTCATTATATAGAATAATAGTAAAATAACATATAAACAACCCAAGAAACATGAATCTCAAAAGCAAGATCCAATACTTGAATACAAAACAAATGTGAAGTACACAGTCAAATTCATTATGTTATGCATTAGCAAATGAGATTAAATTTGTTAATAACATATGATACAGGCCAATTCTTATTACAACACaaatcaaaacaaaacaaaaaagataTCACCTTTCACTTCACAAACCATATTCATGGTATCTTTTGCCACagaaaaaagatgctgataaccCGGATAGCCATCAACATACAGAATTTCATCCAATTGTCTAAACACCCCTTGATCACTTGCCTTCTGCATTTGAATATTATGATTGGTCACACAGCATTAGCTCATTTATTTTATGATGGCCAATTTATAATGAAATATAATGTGATGATCACTCAAGAAATAAACTGAATAACTTTGTGAATACTAATGCAGCAGTGTGAAATTGGTCCATGCACTAAAAACTGATATTATGGGAGAGAACttcaatcatttttatcaaagaaTCAGCATGTTAAAGTTAGATAGACAAAAAATTAGCAGATACGTAAATGTTCCAGTTAAATATATGCATAAAGgtaaatatttttgtttgatGTATAAACAGGGTTGAATGAATAAGAGCAGATCCATCATATTTTCAATGGGAATTATCACACAACAATTAGGTATGGGTTTGTCAATACATTCATAGATAAAACATGATGTATGATATGATTTGCAACTTTTAGGGCTCCACTCATTATAAACTGATGACATGACACAGTACCCACTATCATCAATGGAATAATGTGTATGTCATCAATCCAATTAATTATTAATATCATTTCTGAAAGTACATTCCTGATAATTCAATATGGTATAGGCAAAAAATAACACATCACATTAAGAAACATTATGGGAGGTAACTATAGGGCAAGGAGTTAACAGATCGGATTTCAATAGTAAAGAAAACCTAGCA comes from the Musa acuminata AAA Group cultivar baxijiao chromosome BXJ1-10, Cavendish_Baxijiao_AAA, whole genome shotgun sequence genome and includes:
- the LOC135595810 gene encoding protein PAL OF QUIRKY-like; translated protein: MVGTSASSLSSCASLDDVSVVPTEPVKLLCSYGGKILPRRPDGRLRYVGGHTRVVAVRRSISFLELQVKLRELCGWGAVSLRCQLPTEDMDALVSVTSDEDLANLVEEYDLASRDRRSSPLKIRAFLFLLRASEASCRSPVDPVAAAERCVRQASMREKLHSWCEKPDASAAAAGDLRVHGRQHYHHGHGTPRPCNHLVHHGRHWQS
- the LOC103968459 gene encoding uncharacterized protein LOC103968459 isoform X1; translation: MAWCEGVEAPRLLIAPLPPITNKGDDIIGNANAEGCLLSLRHPQSGKPACYLLREGYLQELHWFKQSYGSWFLGDYVCEDGSLYISTPIDPIFVLLPIFEEARMKKASDQGVFRQLDEILYVDGYPGYQHLFSVAKDTMNMVCEVKEIGSSKFFRLDNSRVLAWLCCKVQHLKATLLELDKNYTAQEEGETLKDVISILGEYVKDEPWLMLLCSHLKLDIEETHKETTNTMTGQIFLENNSESCHTFQSKVENGRSMTSNRRQSKRPKTETNSQNIKDMFRRVTRKGTS
- the LOC103968459 gene encoding uncharacterized protein LOC103968459 isoform X2; protein product: MAWCEGVEAPRLLIAPLPPITNKGDDIIGNANAEGCLLSLRHPQSGKPACYLLREGYLQELHWFKQSYGSWFLGDYVCEDGSLYISTPIDPIFVLLPIFEEARMKKASDQGVFRQLDEILYVDGYPGYQHLFSVAKDTMNMVCEVKEIGSSKFFRLDNSRVLAWLCCKVQHLKATLLELDKNYTAQEEGETLKDVISILGEYVKDEPWLMLLCSHLKYFWKTQQTPLFHELTCYLSAKVLLNDWCVV